A genomic region of Hydrogenovibrio crunogenus contains the following coding sequences:
- a CDS encoding ATP-binding protein, whose protein sequence is MPHKILVVDDDVRQIEAYKSLFKLDDNQPVNTLGSFFSDTEHQEENDTHSSALLLGGLQLVTALQGEEAIEKVSASLAEEKPIKVAFIDVRMPPGMNGLDAAKKIREIDPRVYIVMVTAYSDFDLFEITQSLQENVLFVRKPFQSEEIEQMALNFVRAWDKDRYIEQITQTLGHKVKQNLFEASMYEVSNSLLAILADNVNAQAGLISYLNKEFDVLPEQRSAYKQITQTIFGEAQLLSQMVSSLQRLSMSSDKVMVFSVKDLVNYILSLMPELNALPEHIEFEIECHLDQEVSFQLPYSCLILAISSVIRNALDSVFAKALKRPGFKGKVRLVIEKANHSESKFVTIRLSDNGLGVNEPDLKKVFKEGYSSKKEGSGVGLTLVQQFIDRVSGDVLFDSAGRDQGAEVVLHFPFRVDMA, encoded by the coding sequence ATGCCTCATAAAATTTTGGTCGTGGATGATGATGTCAGACAAATAGAGGCCTATAAATCTCTGTTTAAGTTGGATGATAATCAGCCAGTGAATACTTTAGGATCGTTTTTTTCTGATACGGAACATCAGGAAGAAAATGATACTCATTCTAGTGCTCTCTTGTTAGGAGGACTTCAACTAGTGACGGCCCTGCAAGGGGAGGAAGCGATTGAAAAAGTATCGGCTTCTTTAGCGGAAGAAAAACCCATTAAGGTGGCTTTTATCGATGTTCGTATGCCTCCGGGTATGAATGGTTTAGATGCTGCGAAGAAAATTCGAGAGATAGATCCGCGTGTCTATATTGTTATGGTAACAGCATATTCGGATTTTGATTTGTTCGAAATTACTCAGTCTTTACAAGAGAATGTACTTTTTGTGCGTAAACCGTTCCAAAGTGAAGAAATTGAGCAGATGGCGCTCAATTTTGTGCGGGCTTGGGATAAAGATCGTTATATTGAGCAGATAACACAGACGTTAGGGCATAAGGTTAAACAAAACCTGTTTGAAGCCTCTATGTATGAAGTATCCAATTCGCTTTTGGCAATTCTGGCGGATAATGTGAATGCACAAGCTGGGTTGATTTCCTATTTAAATAAAGAGTTCGATGTTTTACCGGAACAAAGGTCGGCTTACAAACAAATCACGCAAACAATTTTTGGTGAAGCTCAGTTGCTATCTCAGATGGTCAGTTCTTTGCAACGCCTTTCGATGTCTTCAGACAAAGTGATGGTTTTTTCAGTAAAAGATTTAGTGAATTATATTTTAAGTTTGATGCCGGAACTCAATGCTTTACCAGAGCATATTGAATTTGAAATTGAATGCCATTTAGACCAAGAGGTTTCATTTCAATTACCTTATAGTTGTTTAATATTGGCCATCAGTTCGGTTATTCGAAACGCCTTGGACTCAGTATTTGCAAAAGCTCTTAAACGCCCAGGTTTTAAAGGGAAAGTTCGGTTAGTGATTGAAAAGGCTAATCACAGTGAAAGCAAGTTTGTCACGATACGATTGAGTGATAACGGGCTTGGCGTTAATGAACCGGATCTTAAAAAGGTGTTTAAAGAAGGGTATTCAAGTAAAAAAGAAGGGTCTGGAGTTGGTCTCACTCTTGTTCAACAGTTTATTGATAGGGTATCAGGTGATGTGTTATTTGACAGTGCCGGAAGAGACCAAGGCGCGGAGGTTGTTTTACACTTTCCTTTTCGGGTTGATATGGCGTGA
- the rsxC gene encoding electron transport complex subunit RsxC has translation MKTTLTQTLKQKLIIGLSRLYPMAKRALYRFHGGVFPRYNKELSLSHPLVTDFIPEILVLPLQQHVGISTEPLVKPGDHVLKNQLLADTEKGLAAPIHAPTSGKIIAIEPRTLPHASGLSGLSIILESDQKDEVIENSLEVDGSTPDTPNKLKALVHKAGIVGMGGAGFPTFAKIPSQPGQIKYLLINGAECEPFITCDDMLMQTRAEEIVQGALIVAQSLGINQILCGIEDNKAKAIKAMQKAAANTSVQIKVVVTAYPMGGQTQLTQELTGIELPAHTHAIDVGVLMMNVATFAAIYQATVHGNPLTSRYITVSGLGLNKPFNIDARLGTSFKELALLADPKTPLEYPLIKGGPMMGIEMQSNDVPVIKTTNCILATPPEPMEEPMPCIRCGECMDACPVNLLPQQLYWHSRSHEFDKVESLKVFDCIECGCCSFVCPSHIPLVQYYRFAKSEIKHIKQEEATAELAKKRHEFRQERLEREKREREARIKAKKEAVKQRAAQQAKSETTETDKPKTSAAAAAAARAAKARAEKAGKDTSGSVEPKLSARDKAIAAAKKRAEAANKSSASKTSEAAEEKSSPKPKDPKAAAMAAAKKRAAQKAKEKQSSNHHVADQAQSDTVEDKRAAAIKAARQKAAEKKRTELSEQSENDVPPEEKTKTASSKTTHAKQKAAMAAAKARAKKQHSKSGEEKD, from the coding sequence ATGAAAACCACACTGACACAAACTTTAAAGCAAAAACTGATTATCGGTTTGTCTAGGCTTTATCCTATGGCTAAGCGAGCTTTGTATCGTTTTCATGGTGGTGTGTTTCCCCGCTATAATAAAGAATTATCTTTGAGTCACCCGCTGGTGACTGACTTTATTCCTGAAATTTTGGTTTTACCGCTTCAACAGCATGTTGGTATCAGCACTGAACCATTAGTCAAACCGGGTGACCACGTCTTAAAAAACCAGTTGTTAGCCGATACTGAAAAAGGATTGGCCGCGCCTATCCATGCACCGACCTCCGGGAAAATCATTGCAATTGAACCCCGTACATTACCACATGCATCCGGTTTATCAGGATTAAGCATTATTTTAGAAAGCGACCAAAAAGATGAGGTCATCGAAAACAGTTTAGAGGTGGACGGTTCCACGCCAGACACGCCCAACAAACTGAAAGCACTGGTTCACAAAGCCGGCATCGTCGGCATGGGTGGAGCTGGATTCCCCACTTTCGCTAAGATCCCTTCTCAACCAGGACAAATCAAATATCTGCTAATCAACGGGGCTGAGTGTGAACCGTTTATTACTTGTGACGACATGTTGATGCAAACCCGTGCGGAAGAAATCGTCCAAGGCGCCTTAATTGTTGCTCAATCTTTAGGGATTAATCAGATTTTATGTGGCATAGAGGACAATAAAGCCAAAGCCATCAAAGCCATGCAAAAAGCCGCCGCCAATACATCAGTTCAAATCAAAGTTGTGGTCACCGCTTACCCGATGGGTGGGCAAACACAACTCACACAAGAGCTGACTGGCATTGAGTTACCCGCTCATACGCATGCGATTGATGTCGGAGTCTTGATGATGAATGTCGCGACGTTCGCTGCCATCTACCAAGCAACCGTTCACGGCAACCCTCTCACATCAAGATACATCACCGTCTCTGGTTTAGGGTTAAACAAACCCTTTAACATTGATGCTCGTTTGGGCACTTCCTTTAAAGAACTGGCGCTTTTAGCCGATCCTAAAACACCATTAGAGTATCCACTTATCAAGGGCGGACCAATGATGGGAATTGAAATGCAAAGCAATGATGTGCCTGTCATCAAAACCACGAACTGCATTTTAGCCACCCCACCAGAACCCATGGAAGAACCGATGCCTTGCATTCGTTGTGGCGAATGTATGGATGCTTGCCCAGTCAACTTATTACCTCAACAATTATATTGGCATAGCCGCAGTCATGAATTTGATAAAGTAGAATCGCTCAAGGTGTTTGATTGCATCGAATGCGGTTGTTGCAGTTTTGTCTGCCCAAGCCACATACCACTGGTACAGTACTATCGTTTTGCCAAATCTGAAATCAAACACATCAAACAAGAAGAAGCCACCGCCGAGCTGGCCAAAAAACGCCATGAATTCAGGCAAGAACGCTTAGAACGCGAAAAAAGAGAACGTGAAGCACGCATTAAAGCGAAAAAAGAAGCGGTCAAACAAAGGGCCGCACAACAAGCTAAGAGCGAAACCACCGAAACGGACAAACCTAAAACCAGCGCAGCCGCAGCGGCCGCTGCGCGTGCAGCTAAAGCACGTGCCGAAAAAGCAGGAAAAGATACTTCCGGTAGCGTAGAGCCAAAACTGTCAGCACGAGATAAAGCCATTGCCGCGGCTAAAAAACGCGCTGAAGCTGCAAACAAATCTTCCGCTTCAAAAACATCAGAAGCCGCAGAAGAAAAAAGTAGCCCGAAACCAAAAGATCCGAAAGCCGCAGCGATGGCGGCGGCTAAAAAGCGCGCTGCACAAAAAGCGAAAGAAAAACAATCATCCAATCATCATGTCGCCGATCAAGCTCAGTCTGATACAGTCGAAGACAAACGTGCTGCAGCCATTAAAGCCGCCCGCCAAAAAGCCGCTGAGAAAAAACGTACAGAACTATCGGAACAGTCAGAAAATGACGTTCCACCGGAAGAAAAAACAAAAACCGCTTCCAGTAAAACCACTCATGCAAAACAGAAAGCGGCAATGGCAGCCGCCAAAGCGCGGGCAAAAAAACAACACTCTAAATCCGGTGAAGAAAAAGACTAA
- the rsxB gene encoding electron transport complex subunit RsxB, which translates to MISAILIFLALAIIFGILLGYASVRFKVEGNPVAEQIDNVLPQTQCGQCGFPGCKPYAEALAKGESEVNLCVPGGHEVMIQISEITHREPKEMEAEPEDIAQKIVAKIDEDICIGCVHCIKACPVDAILGATKMMHTVIESECTGCEKCIPVCPVDCIDMIPQEVTPQTWGWPEPTPQEAPLIQTFPSKE; encoded by the coding sequence ATGATCTCAGCAATATTGATTTTCTTAGCGCTGGCGATCATCTTTGGAATTCTGTTGGGATACGCCTCTGTTCGCTTTAAAGTGGAAGGCAACCCGGTTGCGGAACAAATAGACAACGTCCTGCCACAAACACAGTGCGGACAGTGCGGTTTTCCAGGGTGCAAACCTTATGCCGAAGCCTTAGCAAAAGGCGAATCTGAGGTGAATTTATGCGTTCCAGGCGGACATGAAGTCATGATCCAGATTTCTGAAATCACCCACCGTGAACCGAAGGAAATGGAAGCGGAACCCGAAGACATTGCTCAGAAAATCGTTGCCAAAATAGATGAGGACATTTGTATTGGCTGTGTTCATTGCATCAAAGCTTGTCCGGTAGACGCCATCTTAGGTGCCACCAAAATGATGCATACCGTGATTGAAAGCGAATGTACCGGCTGCGAAAAATGCATCCCGGTGTGTCCGGTCGACTGCATCGACATGATTCCACAAGAAGTGACACCGCAAACATGGGGTTGGCCTGAACCCACGCCTCAAGAAGCACCATTGATTCAAACTTTTCCGTCAAAGGAATAG
- the rsxA gene encoding electron transport complex subunit RsxA, whose product MMEYILIIISTVLVNNFVLVKFLGLCPFMGVSKKTDAALGMGMATTFVMTLSSVLSYLINTYLLVPFGLEFLQTIGFILAIAAVVGFTEMAIHKTSPVLYQVLGIYIPLITTNCAVLGVALLNVGERHDFIESAFYGFGAALGFTLVMILFASIRERIAYADVPKPFQGAPIALITAGLMSVAFMGFGGLVK is encoded by the coding sequence ATGATGGAATACATTCTCATTATTATCAGCACGGTTTTGGTCAACAATTTCGTGCTGGTCAAGTTTTTAGGCCTCTGCCCATTCATGGGCGTGTCTAAAAAAACCGATGCCGCTTTGGGAATGGGCATGGCGACGACATTCGTCATGACACTTTCTTCCGTCTTAAGTTATCTTATCAATACTTACCTGTTAGTGCCTTTTGGGCTAGAATTCCTGCAAACCATTGGGTTTATTCTTGCCATCGCCGCCGTGGTCGGGTTTACTGAAATGGCCATACACAAAACCAGTCCGGTGCTATATCAAGTGCTTGGAATCTACATTCCTTTAATCACTACAAACTGTGCTGTTCTCGGTGTTGCCTTGCTAAACGTAGGAGAACGTCATGACTTTATCGAATCGGCGTTCTATGGCTTTGGAGCAGCACTCGGGTTTACGTTAGTGATGATTTTATTTGCCTCTATTCGTGAACGCATTGCCTATGCCGATGTACCAAAGCCGTTTCAAGGAGCTCCCATTGCTTTAATTACGGCTGGACTGATGTCGGTTGCCTTTATGGGATTTGGTGGTCTCGTTAAATGA
- a CDS encoding STAS domain-containing protein: MSLMSRVTEDAVHIYVEGNFDIGCYDDFNKALNDNLETSSKFVIDLSKATYMDSSALGMMLLLREKLGGQSSKVEFINVNDSVMKILCDAKFDQLFTINS; the protein is encoded by the coding sequence ATGAGTTTAATGAGTCGGGTGACTGAAGATGCCGTCCATATTTATGTTGAAGGTAATTTTGACATCGGTTGTTATGATGACTTCAATAAGGCACTGAATGACAACTTGGAAACCAGCTCTAAATTTGTGATCGATTTGTCAAAAGCCACATACATGGATAGTTCAGCCTTAGGTATGATGTTGCTACTGCGAGAAAAACTGGGCGGGCAATCTTCAAAAGTGGAATTCATCAATGTTAATGATTCAGTGATGAAAATTTTATGTGATGCGAAGTTTGATCAACTTTTCACTATTAATTCATAA
- a CDS encoding ATP-binding protein: MQKNVLALTKEPYFLTYFEQNDTDNLTVCDSFSDLLELVKSGTGKKQSYRLVFIDESVFSKSDVESFLKRLHEVNPKLFYLVCCSGLNEELLIKLQKAMKNQVVILDEKPEYVLLKQAEIQIARLADLQSEIAKKSDQLETVQQKLDVRGKLFNNLLSVIKFDLEGHIISINPHGTKEMGWRNAEVLGTSIHDIVLWSNDGSGIVQYFETFSGETRYFDNEGKQRWAFAQVKKIKEENGSFFYFVGKDITEQKQFARRLQYENYQEGILKAKSDLIHDIGNTLNSMNATYGVLASGVEQLKGVANYIERWCEEKQSLSLPVETSYNFIEAIENSCHFILDKHFSKTTLALKNDLALLIDAVGTKQQILPVESAKEVINLYNLIQEVVLSSQALLNEKQINIQVLNTDPSIFLKLSHNQLHQALLNLIKNAVEAIEVSAKEIRQITLQTCQTESEVLLSVQDSGGGVEMSNLTEIFNYGYTTKAGGSGHGLHSVANFMNKSGGKVEVTSSKDNGACFTLTFPISLSEI; this comes from the coding sequence ATGCAAAAAAATGTTCTTGCATTAACAAAAGAGCCTTATTTCTTAACGTACTTTGAACAAAATGATACCGATAATCTGACAGTGTGTGACAGTTTTTCGGATTTGCTTGAGCTGGTAAAAAGCGGTACCGGTAAAAAGCAGTCATATCGCTTGGTTTTCATTGATGAATCGGTGTTTTCTAAATCGGATGTTGAATCATTTCTGAAGCGATTGCATGAAGTGAATCCTAAATTATTTTATCTGGTTTGCTGTTCTGGTTTGAATGAAGAGTTGTTAATAAAGTTGCAGAAAGCAATGAAGAATCAAGTGGTGATTCTTGACGAAAAGCCTGAATATGTATTGTTAAAACAAGCCGAAATTCAGATTGCTCGGTTGGCAGACTTGCAATCAGAAATTGCAAAAAAGTCGGATCAGCTTGAGACGGTTCAACAGAAACTCGATGTACGCGGCAAACTATTTAATAATCTTTTGAGTGTCATTAAGTTCGACTTGGAAGGACACATAATCAGTATTAACCCACATGGTACTAAGGAGATGGGGTGGCGTAATGCCGAGGTATTAGGTACCTCTATTCATGATATTGTGTTGTGGTCTAATGATGGTTCGGGCATTGTTCAATATTTTGAAACATTTTCCGGTGAAACGCGTTATTTTGATAACGAGGGAAAACAAAGATGGGCTTTTGCTCAAGTTAAAAAAATTAAAGAAGAAAATGGCAGTTTTTTTTATTTTGTTGGTAAAGACATTACCGAGCAAAAGCAATTTGCTCGACGACTTCAGTATGAGAACTACCAAGAAGGGATACTGAAAGCCAAGAGTGATTTGATTCATGATATCGGTAATACGTTAAACAGTATGAATGCGACTTATGGCGTGTTAGCGTCTGGCGTTGAACAGCTTAAAGGCGTAGCCAATTATATAGAACGTTGGTGTGAAGAAAAGCAGTCACTAAGTTTACCCGTTGAAACCTCTTATAATTTCATTGAAGCCATTGAAAATAGTTGTCATTTTATATTAGATAAGCATTTTTCAAAAACCACGCTTGCCTTGAAAAATGATTTGGCGTTATTAATTGATGCGGTGGGGACGAAACAACAGATCTTACCCGTTGAAAGCGCCAAGGAAGTGATCAATTTATATAACCTTATTCAGGAAGTGGTTCTATCGAGTCAAGCTTTGCTGAATGAGAAGCAGATTAATATTCAGGTGTTAAATACCGACCCCTCAATTTTTTTGAAACTTTCCCATAATCAGTTACATCAAGCACTATTGAATTTGATTAAAAATGCTGTGGAGGCGATTGAAGTTTCAGCTAAGGAGATTCGTCAGATTACCTTGCAAACATGTCAAACGGAAAGTGAAGTGCTATTGAGTGTCCAGGACTCAGGAGGCGGGGTGGAAATGTCAAATTTAACAGAGATATTTAATTATGGCTATACCACGAAAGCGGGAGGTTCTGGGCATGGTTTGCACTCAGTAGCCAACTTCATGAATAAGAGCGGTGGAAAAGTTGAAGTAACATCATCCAAAGACAATGGCGCATGTTTTACTTTAACTTTTCCAATAAGCCTATCTGAAATTTAA
- a CDS encoding fused response regulator/phosphatase, protein MIRILVVDPSYSNRLYLKLTLERAGYQVFEAKDGEEALNQFNQIHPNLIITEIELPLLSGESLVSEIKSLTEETFYPIFVVTNATSPESIQEILEAGADDFLQKPYPEKLFLAKVASLLRNLDFYNDLKNSKELVSSLHSSLELEHKSAERIFEKFVHGPRKEVPGLKTHISSASIFNGDVFLSSISPAGNVVTLLGDFTGHGLPASIGAIPVAEVFYSMVRKGRTLKEIVSVINEKLLLILPVHVFFSCTVVQVSPRHQTAKLLNAGMQPLIMIDEKTREVIQYQSTCVPLGVIASDLLGIELTEVNLRGREQFILYTDGVVEAMNCDGELFGLSRLIDALLNTDALDIELLVHDSQNFCSHEPFLDDVSIIKLDVDEIFKAESNEIAEVVSEKIPAPADWSLSYCLSANVLKQNDNPIESIIDAMMGIQSLVNFKEDFHIILSELFNNALEHGLLQLDSTIKQQENGFFEYVKQRKRALSGLESGEIIIQIKHVALSAQKGNMHFIVSHSGKGKVDLEVEKRISDKAFFGRGIKIIQSLCKGFYFEKGGAQVEAVYEWGNGQYAS, encoded by the coding sequence ATGATTCGTATTCTAGTTGTTGATCCGTCCTATTCTAATCGACTTTATCTAAAACTGACACTTGAAAGAGCAGGTTATCAAGTCTTTGAAGCCAAAGATGGAGAAGAAGCTCTTAATCAATTTAACCAGATTCATCCTAATCTCATCATTACCGAAATTGAGTTGCCATTACTATCAGGCGAATCATTAGTTTCAGAAATTAAATCCCTGACAGAAGAAACGTTCTACCCGATCTTTGTTGTCACTAATGCGACCAGCCCGGAATCCATTCAAGAAATTCTAGAAGCCGGTGCTGACGATTTCTTGCAAAAACCTTACCCTGAAAAACTCTTTCTCGCCAAGGTCGCTTCTTTGCTACGCAATTTGGACTTTTATAATGATTTAAAAAATTCTAAAGAACTGGTGTCTAGTTTGCATTCCAGTTTAGAGTTAGAGCATAAGTCGGCTGAACGTATTTTTGAAAAGTTTGTGCATGGGCCAAGAAAAGAAGTACCTGGGCTCAAAACGCATATCTCTTCAGCGTCCATCTTTAATGGAGATGTGTTTTTATCTTCCATTTCGCCCGCAGGAAATGTGGTGACTTTATTAGGCGATTTCACTGGGCATGGACTCCCTGCATCGATTGGAGCGATTCCGGTAGCAGAAGTGTTCTATTCCATGGTTCGAAAAGGCCGAACGCTTAAAGAAATAGTGTCCGTCATTAATGAAAAACTTTTATTGATTTTGCCGGTACATGTCTTCTTTAGTTGCACAGTTGTGCAAGTTTCTCCAAGACATCAAACGGCTAAATTGCTTAATGCGGGAATGCAACCTTTAATCATGATCGATGAGAAAACCCGTGAAGTCATACAGTACCAGTCTACTTGCGTTCCTTTAGGAGTCATTGCCAGTGACTTGTTAGGAATAGAGTTAACGGAGGTAAATTTAAGAGGGCGTGAACAGTTCATTTTGTATACGGATGGTGTGGTTGAGGCCATGAACTGTGATGGCGAACTGTTTGGCTTGTCTCGTTTAATTGATGCGCTTCTGAATACAGATGCACTAGATATAGAGCTTTTAGTGCATGACAGCCAAAATTTTTGTAGCCATGAACCTTTTTTAGATGATGTCAGTATTATCAAATTGGATGTGGATGAAATATTCAAAGCTGAATCCAACGAAATTGCTGAAGTGGTCTCTGAAAAGATTCCTGCGCCAGCGGACTGGAGCCTGTCTTATTGTTTAAGTGCAAATGTTCTAAAGCAAAATGATAACCCGATTGAATCTATCATAGATGCGATGATGGGCATTCAGTCGTTAGTGAACTTTAAAGAAGATTTTCACATCATTTTAAGTGAATTATTTAACAATGCGTTGGAACATGGTCTATTGCAGTTGGATTCGACTATAAAACAGCAAGAGAATGGTTTTTTTGAGTACGTTAAGCAAAGAAAACGCGCTTTAAGCGGCCTTGAAAGTGGTGAAATTATTATTCAGATTAAACATGTGGCTCTTTCAGCACAGAAAGGAAATATGCACTTTATTGTTTCTCATAGCGGGAAGGGAAAAGTCGACTTAGAAGTAGAGAAACGCATATCGGATAAGGCTTTCTTTGGAAGAGGAATTAAGATTATTCAGTCGCTTTGTAAGGGCTTTTATTTTGAGAAAGGCGGCGCTCAGGTTGAAGCGGTTTATGAATGGGGGAATGGTCAATATGCCTCATAA
- the metG gene encoding methionine--tRNA ligase yields the protein MSNTRKILITSALPYANGPIHLGHLVEYIQTDIWSRFQKMRGHECYYVCADDAHGTPIMLRAQAEGIDPEDLIARISEEHQTDFAGFNINFDFYHSTNSPENKHFASYIYTQLKEQNHISRKTIKQFYDPEKKMFLPDRFIKGTCPKCKTEDQYGDNCEACGATYSPTDLLNPKSAVSGATPVEKETDHLFFELSHFEDMLKGWTHQGHLQTQIANKLDEWFESGLRAWDISRDAPYFGFEIPGEKDKFFYVWLDAPVGYMASFKALCDKTGLDFDEFWKADSTTELYHFIGKDIIYFHALFWPAMLSGAGFRTPNAIFSHGFLTVDGQKMSKSRGTFIMAKTYLDHLNPEYLRYYFAAKLNSRIDDIDLSLEDFAQRVNSDLVGKVVNIASRCAGFVVKKFDGKLSQAWSDSASTLYQSFIDKSETIANLYEQREYAQAMREIMALADKANEYIDETAPWVLAKQEGKEAELYESVSLGINLFRVLITYLAPVIPTTAEKAQAFLQVDTLNWKDISTPLKNHEITKFKALMTRVEMEAIEKMTDASKQDMKKMPPMKPEIKEEASDLDPIADEITFDEFAKVDFRIAKIVNAEQVPEADKLIKLTLDIGLGERQVFAGIKSAYKPEELVGKLTVMVANLKPRKMRFGLSEGMVLAAGPGGKDLFLLNPDEGAQPGMRVK from the coding sequence ATGAGCAATACGAGAAAAATATTAATTACCAGTGCACTGCCTTACGCCAATGGCCCGATCCATTTAGGTCATTTAGTGGAATATATTCAAACAGACATCTGGTCTCGCTTCCAAAAAATGCGTGGTCATGAATGCTACTATGTTTGTGCTGATGATGCGCACGGCACGCCAATCATGTTGCGAGCGCAGGCTGAGGGTATCGACCCTGAGGATCTCATTGCGCGAATTTCTGAAGAACACCAAACCGACTTTGCTGGCTTTAATATTAACTTTGATTTTTATCACAGCACGAATTCACCAGAAAACAAACATTTCGCCAGCTACATTTATACTCAACTCAAAGAACAAAATCACATCAGTCGCAAGACCATCAAGCAGTTCTACGATCCGGAAAAAAAGATGTTCTTACCGGACCGTTTCATTAAAGGCACCTGCCCGAAATGTAAAACGGAAGACCAATATGGTGATAACTGTGAAGCCTGCGGGGCAACCTATAGCCCAACTGACTTGCTAAACCCGAAGTCTGCGGTATCCGGCGCAACACCAGTAGAAAAAGAAACCGACCACCTTTTCTTCGAATTGTCCCATTTTGAAGACATGCTTAAAGGATGGACACACCAAGGTCACTTACAGACTCAAATTGCCAACAAATTGGATGAGTGGTTTGAATCGGGATTGCGTGCTTGGGACATATCACGCGATGCGCCTTATTTCGGGTTTGAAATTCCTGGCGAAAAAGACAAATTTTTCTATGTCTGGCTCGATGCACCTGTTGGTTACATGGCAAGCTTTAAAGCCCTTTGTGACAAAACCGGATTAGATTTTGATGAATTTTGGAAAGCCGACTCCACCACGGAACTTTACCACTTTATCGGGAAAGACATTATTTATTTCCATGCGCTTTTCTGGCCAGCCATGTTATCAGGCGCCGGCTTTAGAACGCCTAACGCGATTTTTTCACATGGTTTCTTAACGGTCGATGGTCAAAAGATGTCTAAGTCACGTGGCACCTTTATTATGGCAAAAACGTATTTGGATCATCTAAACCCTGAATATTTACGTTACTACTTTGCAGCCAAATTAAATAGTCGTATTGATGACATTGACCTAAGCTTGGAAGACTTTGCACAACGTGTTAACTCTGATCTTGTCGGGAAAGTGGTAAACATCGCCAGCCGTTGTGCCGGCTTTGTCGTTAAGAAATTCGATGGCAAATTGAGCCAGGCCTGGTCAGATTCTGCTTCAACGCTTTATCAAAGCTTCATCGATAAGTCTGAAACAATCGCTAACCTATATGAACAACGCGAATATGCCCAAGCCATGCGTGAAATCATGGCATTGGCTGACAAAGCGAATGAATATATTGATGAAACTGCACCTTGGGTTTTAGCCAAACAGGAAGGTAAAGAGGCAGAGTTGTATGAATCTGTCAGCTTAGGCATCAACTTGTTCAGGGTGTTAATCACTTACTTAGCGCCGGTCATCCCCACCACGGCGGAAAAGGCTCAAGCGTTCTTACAAGTTGACACCTTAAATTGGAAAGACATTAGCACCCCTTTGAAAAATCATGAAATCACCAAATTCAAAGCCTTAATGACACGGGTTGAAATGGAAGCCATTGAAAAAATGACCGACGCCTCAAAGCAAGATATGAAAAAAATGCCTCCGATGAAACCGGAAATCAAAGAAGAAGCTTCGGATCTAGACCCTATTGCGGATGAAATCACCTTTGATGAGTTCGCTAAGGTCGACTTCCGCATTGCCAAAATCGTCAATGCAGAACAGGTTCCCGAAGCCGACAAACTCATTAAACTGACACTGGATATCGGCTTGGGAGAGCGCCAGGTATTTGCTGGCATTAAATCCGCTTACAAGCCTGAAGAGTTAGTGGGTAAATTGACCGTGATGGTCGCCAACTTAAAACCTAGAAAAATGCGCTTTGGCTTATCAGAAGGTATGGTTTTAGCTGCTGGCCCAGGCGGTAAGGATTTATTCTTACTTAACCCTGATGAAGGTGCTCAGCCAGGTATGAGAGTTAAATAA